One Sulfurimonas sp. C5 genomic region harbors:
- the rpmI gene encoding 50S ribosomal protein L35 gives MPKMKSVKGAVKRFKVKKNGQVKRGTAFRSHILTKQDAQTRREQNTPKVVAKVDAKNIKAMIN, from the coding sequence ATGCCAAAAATGAAATCGGTAAAAGGTGCTGTTAAGCGCTTTAAAGTTAAGAAAAATGGTCAAGTTAAACGTGGAACTGCGTTTAGAAGCCACATCTTAACTAAACAAGATGCACAAACTCGTCGTGAGCAAAACACTCCAAAAGTGGTTGCTAAAGTTGACGCTAAAAATATTAAGGCAATGATTAACTAA